In Sphingobacterium thalpophilum, a genomic segment contains:
- a CDS encoding GNAT family N-acetyltransferase, with protein sequence MMDWYIEQVFAARTWKLRKEVFASEGKLAEVMLEGDFEATHFAAYDGNDVVGVLSLISLGDTYTIHFLAVAPHVRLKGVGTALLKHARLFIHTFAGKYLLANVTGDQQHFWTNNGFVLLKQHEDTVTYSLSITDDPIH encoded by the coding sequence ATGATGGATTGGTACATTGAACAAGTCTTTGCTGCCCGGACCTGGAAACTTCGAAAAGAGGTTTTCGCTTCGGAAGGAAAGTTGGCCGAGGTGATGTTGGAGGGCGATTTTGAAGCAACACATTTTGCGGCCTACGATGGAAACGACGTGGTAGGCGTGCTGAGCCTGATTAGTTTAGGTGATACTTATACAATCCATTTCCTCGCTGTTGCTCCACATGTAAGGCTGAAAGGTGTAGGTACAGCATTATTGAAGCATGCGCGACTATTTATCCATACTTTTGCTGGTAAATATCTTCTTGCAAATGTGACCGGCGATCAGCAACATTTTTGGACAAATAATGGATTTGTTCTTTTAAAACAGCATGAAGACACCGTCACCTATTCATTATCTATAACAGATGATCCTATACATTAA
- a CDS encoding sugar O-acetyltransferase, which yields MKSAKEKMIAGLPYIDSEGQLFKERQYAKEELKRFNDSEPKQLKFRKQIIQKLFKATGTRFFLEPPFRCDYGYNITIGENFYSNYNCTILDGAPVTIGENVLFGPNVSLFTAGHPLHFEARNQGWEFALPIVIEDNVWIGGHVVVNPGVRIGKNSVIGSGQVVTKDIPADVVAAGNPCRVIRNITEADRITYTENL from the coding sequence ATGAAATCAGCAAAGGAAAAAATGATTGCCGGCCTTCCTTACATCGATTCGGAGGGGCAATTATTTAAGGAAAGACAATACGCAAAAGAAGAACTGAAGCGATTTAACGATTCAGAGCCTAAACAACTGAAATTCAGAAAACAGATTATTCAAAAGCTGTTTAAAGCGACGGGAACTCGATTCTTTCTCGAACCTCCTTTTCGTTGCGATTATGGATATAATATTACGATCGGTGAGAACTTTTACAGCAATTATAACTGTACGATTTTAGACGGCGCACCGGTTACCATAGGTGAGAATGTATTATTTGGGCCTAATGTAAGCCTCTTCACAGCGGGTCATCCCCTCCATTTTGAAGCAAGAAATCAAGGTTGGGAATTTGCTTTGCCGATCGTTATCGAAGATAATGTATGGATCGGTGGACATGTTGTCGTCAACCCCGGCGTGCGAATCGGAAAAAATTCGGTCATTGGTTCTGGACAGGTCGTCACAAAAGATATACCAGCGGATGTCGTAGCTGCAGGTAATCCCTGCCGGGTGATACGTAACATTACCGAAGCGGATCGGATCACCTACACTGAAAATCTATAG
- a CDS encoding glycosyltransferase family 4 protein — MKIAYISTYLPKECGIATFTSDLLHAVALHNQELTQHVFAVADRDYVYPSEVVFKIDQHHQLSYIEAANYINENGYDCVILEHEYGIFGGNSGTYILSLINALHIPLLVNFHTILEKPNVDEKAILIEIVKRASIVIVMSNYAITLLKSIYRVNTSKVRLIQHGVLEFTLDHELAKLKKGLSGKKVLLTFGFLGRNKGIEMVIEALPEVVKDEPDLLYLVVGKTHPNVLAHSGEEYREYLGSLVEAYQLQEHVQFVNSFVSQADLVDYLSACDVYVTPYVNEAQITSGTLSYAIGAGAAVVSTPYWHAKELLADGRGVLVEFKNSSKMAEVLKNLFSNLDYRTTLRDNASAFGKEMTWKNIGLRYTRILNKIIPTYDSLKENVGFSKEEMPKFSWKHIDRLTNQVGIVQHATYSLPNYKEGYCLDDNARALLVTLLAQQDFADKRLDRRISTYLSYIYYHQREDGLFHNFMNFQHSFLDEVGSEDSFGRTIWALGLLLRETKLTSYYQLGHELFFRAVPNFGKLRSNRAIAYTVLGIAEYLHHQSNDELMIELMRTLIGKLVKEYEASSDEHWQWFEGVLSYDNAILPYALLMAYPFLNDETIKQLGLSTLKFLESITVQNGALSLVGNQEWAKQGKHISKFGQQPLDVTAMVFMYREAFRLTNKKVYFTRMIASFRWFLGENDLRLALYDEETKGCCDGLESYGINRNQGAESTLCFYLAYIVVYRAFIDNDQDSR, encoded by the coding sequence ATGAAGATTGCTTATATAAGTACCTACTTGCCCAAAGAATGTGGAATTGCCACTTTTACATCAGATTTGTTGCATGCTGTAGCACTGCATAATCAGGAGCTGACACAACATGTGTTTGCGGTCGCGGATCGGGACTATGTTTATCCCAGTGAGGTCGTGTTTAAAATAGACCAACATCATCAATTGTCCTATATTGAAGCCGCAAATTATATTAATGAAAACGGCTACGATTGTGTGATACTGGAGCACGAATATGGCATATTTGGCGGAAACAGTGGAACATATATATTGTCCTTGATTAACGCGTTACATATTCCCTTGCTGGTAAATTTTCACACCATTCTTGAGAAACCCAATGTTGATGAAAAGGCTATTCTTATTGAAATTGTTAAGCGAGCATCCATTGTGATCGTTATGAGCAATTATGCAATCACTTTACTCAAATCGATTTATCGGGTAAATACCTCTAAAGTGAGATTGATTCAGCACGGGGTTCTAGAGTTTACTTTGGATCATGAGCTTGCAAAACTAAAGAAGGGTCTTTCTGGAAAGAAAGTTTTATTGACTTTCGGTTTTTTGGGGCGAAACAAGGGAATTGAAATGGTGATCGAAGCTCTCCCCGAGGTCGTCAAGGATGAACCGGACCTGTTGTACCTCGTTGTTGGTAAAACGCATCCTAATGTATTGGCGCATTCCGGGGAGGAGTACCGGGAATACCTGGGCAGTCTAGTCGAAGCTTATCAGTTGCAGGAACACGTACAATTTGTGAATTCCTTTGTGAGCCAGGCCGATCTTGTGGATTATCTAAGCGCCTGCGACGTTTATGTTACACCTTATGTTAATGAGGCACAGATCACAAGTGGAACATTATCTTACGCCATCGGTGCCGGAGCTGCGGTGGTTTCCACTCCTTATTGGCATGCCAAGGAATTGCTAGCTGATGGAAGGGGTGTACTCGTAGAATTTAAAAATTCCAGCAAGATGGCCGAGGTGCTCAAAAATTTGTTTTCAAATTTGGACTATCGAACAACATTGCGGGACAATGCCAGCGCATTTGGGAAAGAGATGACCTGGAAAAATATAGGCCTCCGGTACACGCGAATTTTAAATAAAATTATTCCTACCTACGATAGCCTCAAAGAAAATGTCGGATTTAGCAAAGAGGAAATGCCTAAATTCAGCTGGAAGCATATCGACAGACTGACCAATCAGGTCGGTATCGTACAGCATGCAACCTATTCTCTCCCGAACTACAAAGAGGGCTATTGTCTTGACGATAATGCAAGAGCGCTTTTAGTTACTTTATTGGCGCAGCAAGATTTTGCCGACAAAAGGCTTGACCGTCGTATTTCGACCTACCTGAGCTATATCTATTATCATCAGCGCGAAGACGGCCTTTTTCACAATTTTATGAATTTCCAACATAGTTTCCTCGATGAAGTCGGTTCAGAAGATTCCTTTGGACGGACGATATGGGCATTGGGGCTGCTTCTTCGGGAAACAAAACTAACAAGTTATTATCAATTGGGACATGAGCTTTTCTTTCGTGCTGTTCCAAATTTTGGCAAGTTGCGTTCCAACCGGGCGATTGCATACACTGTATTGGGAATTGCGGAATATTTGCATCATCAATCCAATGACGAGCTGATGATAGAGTTGATGCGGACACTTATCGGCAAACTGGTAAAGGAATACGAGGCAAGTTCAGATGAACATTGGCAATGGTTTGAAGGGGTGCTGAGTTATGATAACGCAATTTTACCTTATGCCTTATTGATGGCTTATCCTTTTTTGAACGATGAAACAATAAAACAGTTGGGACTATCGACTTTAAAGTTTCTCGAAAGTATCACTGTCCAAAACGGTGCTCTCTCATTGGTCGGAAACCAAGAATGGGCCAAGCAAGGAAAGCATATCAGCAAGTTTGGTCAGCAGCCACTTGATGTCACGGCAATGGTATTTATGTATCGTGAAGCTTTTCGACTCACGAATAAAAAGGTCTATTTTACCCGTATGATTGCTTCCTTTCGCTGGTTTTTGGGCGAGAATGACCTTCGGCTCGCTTTGTATGACGAGGAAACCAAAGGTTGCTGTGATGGGCTCGAGTCCTATGGCATCAATAGAAACCAAGGGGCGGAGAGCACCCTTTGTTTCTATTTGGCTTATATCGTAGTTTATCGTGCTTTTATTGATAACGATCAGGATTCAAGATAG
- a CDS encoding glycoside hydrolase family 130 protein has product MHKPVQVERKDIYFKPDKKRVLARFFSLGDDRTIKVIKRILSLNEAQRKEVFGQVLRSYTKRHRSIVHIFERNFDRVSHLLEKIPFSKDKLSHIDKLLIGSYFTMEYSIESAALFNPSIIEHPDQTELFRGEKRVILSFRATGEGHVSSIVFRSGTLDVDNNIHIDYVGSLLDKPMQVKNHRYHKESFLKKMNELHAEPTEVKSKLEEKLTETFTYEELKRYIDEVRKDSDENLENVTFLQQALWLASSHYEMTFSLDTSISERVIFPIADTEKRGIEDARFVQFKNEKGENTYYATYTAYDGFSILPKLLTTKDFYHFKVKPIYGEIANKGAALFPRKINGRYAMLCRIDGENNYIAYSNKINIWQETAIRIQQPEYPYEFVQIGNCGSPIETQYGWLILTHAVGPMREYVLGAALLDLDNPHVEIGRLHSPLMTPNDEEREGYVPNVIYSCGAIVHNEHLILPYAMSDYASTYATIKLEDLLLAILNPDRYQ; this is encoded by the coding sequence ATGCATAAACCAGTACAAGTTGAACGAAAGGATATTTATTTTAAACCTGATAAAAAGAGAGTGCTAGCACGTTTTTTTTCGTTGGGAGATGATCGCACGATAAAAGTTATTAAACGCATTTTATCCCTTAACGAGGCGCAACGAAAAGAAGTTTTTGGACAGGTCTTACGAAGTTATACGAAAAGACATCGCAGCATTGTCCATATCTTTGAACGGAACTTTGACCGGGTTAGCCACCTATTGGAGAAGATTCCATTTTCAAAAGATAAGCTAAGTCATATCGACAAGCTGCTGATCGGCTCTTATTTCACGATGGAATATTCCATAGAATCGGCGGCATTGTTTAATCCTTCCATTATCGAACATCCGGATCAAACAGAATTATTTCGGGGTGAAAAACGTGTTATTTTGAGTTTCAGGGCTACAGGAGAAGGCCATGTCTCTTCGATCGTTTTTCGGTCCGGCACATTGGATGTCGACAACAATATACATATCGATTACGTCGGCAGTTTATTGGACAAACCTATGCAAGTCAAAAATCACCGTTATCACAAGGAGTCATTCTTAAAGAAGATGAATGAGCTACATGCCGAGCCAACGGAAGTCAAGTCCAAATTGGAGGAAAAACTAACGGAAACATTTACTTACGAAGAACTCAAACGGTACATCGATGAAGTTCGAAAGGATAGTGACGAAAATCTAGAAAATGTCACCTTTCTCCAACAGGCGCTCTGGCTCGCTTCCTCGCATTATGAAATGACCTTCTCACTGGATACTTCCATTTCAGAACGCGTGATATTTCCAATTGCCGATACCGAAAAAAGGGGGATTGAAGATGCGCGTTTTGTTCAGTTCAAAAACGAAAAAGGGGAAAATACCTACTATGCAACTTACACTGCGTACGATGGATTCAGCATCCTCCCGAAATTACTCACCACAAAAGATTTTTACCACTTCAAAGTGAAACCTATTTATGGTGAAATTGCCAATAAGGGGGCGGCACTATTTCCACGTAAGATAAATGGACGTTATGCCATGCTCTGCCGGATTGATGGTGAGAACAACTACATCGCCTACTCCAATAAAATCAATATATGGCAGGAAACGGCAATCCGGATTCAGCAGCCGGAATATCCGTATGAATTTGTTCAGATTGGCAATTGCGGTTCGCCGATAGAAACACAATACGGCTGGCTGATTTTAACCCATGCCGTTGGACCAATGCGTGAATATGTCCTAGGTGCAGCGCTTTTGGACTTGGACAACCCGCATGTCGAAATTGGACGTCTACACAGCCCACTGATGACACCCAATGACGAAGAGCGAGAAGGCTATGTACCAAATGTCATTTATTCCTGCGGAGCCATTGTACACAACGAACACCTGATTTTACCTTATGCGATGTCCGATTATGCATCAACTTATGCAACCATCAAGCTCGAAGATTTGTTGCTCGCTATCTTGAATCCTGATCGTTATCAATAA
- a CDS encoding aminoacyl-histidine dipeptidase, whose product MIENSLEPKAIWKNFSALNAVPRASKKEERVIAFMVDFGKSLGLETSVDEIGNVLIKKSATPGMEDRKTIVLQSHLDMVHQKNNDTVFDFDNEGIKMYVDGDWVKAEGTTLGADNGLGVATIMSILESFIIEHPAIEALFTIDEETGMTGALGLKGGVLSGEILLNLDTENDTEIDIGCAGGIDVTATQSYVAEPCPFDTLSFEITVKGLHGGHSGMDIHKGFANANKVMNRLLFGANAHYGLRIASLLGGSLRNAIPRESVAKVVIAKDKATDFVQNLTQLAQDIKLEFATTEPAMEIVVKQTDAAYATVVPVNVQENLINSVYAALNGVYRVSADFEDLVETSNNIAKVEVGGEKVSIKCLTRSSVETSKFDLAQSLKAAFELGGFTVNFSGNYPGWAPNPNSEILEVLKSIYTRQHGEAPEVVACHAGLECGILGTNYPEMDMISFGPTILGAHSPAERVSISSVQKFWSFVLEILKEIPKK is encoded by the coding sequence ATGATTGAAAATAGTTTAGAACCAAAAGCAATTTGGAAAAATTTCTCTGCATTGAATGCGGTCCCGAGAGCTTCTAAAAAAGAAGAGCGCGTGATCGCCTTTATGGTAGACTTTGGTAAATCCTTGGGTTTAGAAACAAGCGTTGATGAGATTGGCAACGTGCTCATCAAAAAATCCGCTACTCCGGGAATGGAGGACCGTAAAACGATTGTATTGCAGTCGCATTTGGATATGGTGCACCAAAAAAATAACGATACTGTTTTTGACTTCGATAATGAAGGTATTAAGATGTATGTTGATGGGGATTGGGTGAAAGCTGAGGGCACCACCTTGGGGGCAGATAATGGTCTTGGTGTTGCGACAATCATGTCGATTTTGGAATCATTCATTATTGAACACCCTGCTATTGAAGCCTTGTTTACCATTGATGAAGAGACAGGCATGACGGGAGCTTTAGGTTTAAAAGGCGGTGTGCTTTCGGGTGAAATCCTGTTGAATCTGGATACAGAGAATGATACTGAAATTGATATTGGTTGTGCTGGGGGCATTGATGTAACGGCAACGCAGTCCTACGTTGCAGAGCCTTGTCCTTTTGATACGTTATCTTTTGAAATTACCGTAAAAGGACTACATGGCGGGCATTCTGGTATGGACATTCATAAAGGTTTTGCCAATGCTAATAAAGTGATGAACCGTTTGCTCTTTGGCGCCAATGCACATTATGGATTGCGTATTGCCTCTTTGTTGGGCGGAAGTCTACGCAATGCCATTCCGAGAGAAAGTGTTGCAAAGGTGGTTATCGCGAAGGATAAAGCAACTGACTTTGTTCAGAATTTGACACAATTGGCTCAGGATATTAAATTGGAGTTTGCAACGACAGAACCAGCTATGGAAATTGTCGTAAAGCAAACTGATGCTGCTTATGCAACAGTAGTTCCAGTAAACGTGCAGGAAAACCTGATCAACAGTGTTTATGCGGCCTTAAATGGTGTGTATCGTGTGAGCGCCGATTTTGAAGACTTGGTAGAAACCTCCAATAATATTGCTAAAGTAGAAGTAGGTGGGGAAAAGGTTTCCATCAAATGTCTAACCAGATCTTCTGTTGAAACGTCTAAATTTGATTTAGCCCAATCTTTAAAAGCCGCATTTGAACTAGGTGGTTTTACTGTCAATTTTTCGGGCAATTATCCAGGATGGGCACCTAATCCGAATTCTGAAATTTTAGAAGTGCTCAAATCAATTTATACGAGACAACATGGTGAAGCTCCAGAAGTCGTCGCTTGCCATGCCGGACTTGAGTGCGGTATCCTGGGAACAAACTATCCCGAAATGGATATGATTTCTTTTGGACCTACAATCTTGGGTGCACACTCGCCTGCAGAGCGTGTCTCCATTTCTTCGGTACAGAAGTTTTGGAGTTTTGTGCTCGAAATTCTCAAAGAGATCCCTAAAAAATAA
- a CDS encoding IS4 family transposase, with protein MINLNVFSQILSLIDRELFRDLVAKHKSDKHQKGINSWTHLVSMLFCHFSSADSVRDISNGLRSTTGNLNHLGVVRAPSKSNISYINTHRTHELFKDLYYSVLDRLWQKDTHFRKELVQLKRKVYLMDASIIPLCLSVFDWAKFRSTKGAVKLHTVLDYDGCLPVFMQITDGKVHESQRAGSYSFSKGSVVVVDRGYVDYSWLGDLDSRGCYFVTRSKVNMKYKVIKSYQSEALMEKGILKDELIELSGAACNKYNGKPLRLVHFWDSTTGNEYHFLTNNTKWKASLVANIYKQRWHIEVFFKHLKQRLKVSTFIGTSENAVMIQIWTSLIGILLLKYLQKKAKYDWNLSNLVAFIRMNIFVKINIWQWIDDPFFRPPIKGKKGQLKIFAD; from the coding sequence ATGATAAATTTAAATGTTTTTAGTCAGATTTTATCTCTTATCGACCGTGAATTATTCAGGGATTTGGTTGCAAAGCACAAAAGTGATAAACACCAGAAAGGGATCAACAGCTGGACGCATCTAGTCAGTATGCTTTTCTGTCATTTTTCCTCGGCAGATTCGGTTCGTGATATTAGTAACGGCCTACGCAGTACCACTGGTAACCTGAACCACTTAGGTGTAGTAAGAGCTCCAAGTAAGTCTAATATATCCTATATCAACACACACCGTACCCATGAACTTTTCAAAGATCTTTACTATTCTGTTTTGGATAGGCTTTGGCAAAAGGACACCCATTTTCGCAAAGAGCTTGTTCAGCTAAAGCGTAAAGTATATCTGATGGATGCAAGCATCATCCCCTTATGTCTATCTGTATTTGACTGGGCAAAGTTTCGCAGCACCAAAGGTGCCGTAAAGCTGCACACTGTCTTGGATTATGATGGCTGCCTACCTGTTTTTATGCAGATTACCGATGGAAAAGTACATGAGAGCCAGCGAGCCGGTAGTTACAGTTTTTCCAAGGGAAGCGTGGTGGTAGTGGACCGTGGCTACGTGGATTACAGCTGGCTTGGGGATTTGGACAGCAGGGGGTGTTATTTCGTTACCAGGAGTAAAGTTAATATGAAGTACAAGGTTATCAAGTCCTATCAGAGTGAAGCACTCATGGAAAAGGGGATCCTTAAGGATGAGCTCATTGAGCTATCCGGTGCTGCCTGCAATAAATACAACGGCAAGCCGCTACGCCTAGTCCACTTTTGGGACAGCACCACTGGCAATGAGTACCACTTTTTGACCAATAATACGAAGTGGAAGGCTTCTTTGGTGGCAAACATCTATAAACAACGCTGGCATATCGAAGTCTTCTTCAAGCATCTAAAGCAGCGCTTAAAAGTATCGACATTCATAGGGACTTCTGAAAATGCAGTGATGATCCAGATCTGGACTTCACTCATTGGCATATTACTGTTAAAATACTTACAAAAAAAAGCCAAATATGACTGGAACCTGTCCAATCTGGTCGCATTCATCAGAATGAATATCTTCGTGAAAATAAACATCTGGCAATGGATAGATGATCCCTTTTTCAGGCCGCCTATAAAAGGAAAAAAGGGACAGCTAAAGATCTTCGCAGATTGA
- a CDS encoding gluconate:H+ symporter: MTILLIVISICLLILCITYFKINAFLAFLVVSLLSGLCLGIPPAQLVGTVEKGVAGVMGSLTLIIVLGAMLGKIVAESGAAEIIAEQMVRLMGERYLQWGLMLTGFIVGIPLFYGIGFVLLVPLIFSISYRYKLPTVYIGLPMLAALSVTHGFIPPHPSPVALVALFRADMGLTLIYGLLIAIPAIILGGPIFGRSLKNIRASQESIFREKDHSESAQYLRPTVAVSLVVALLPVLLIVLFTLLPYCYHTSNIALQQGVKFIGNPTVVMVIAVSVATYLLGLKLGRSMANVMKIYEFAVKDIAMILLIIAGSGIFKQVMEDSGVSLLLANTLQQLSISPLLLAWLITAVIRGCVGSATVAALTAAGVLLPIVTGGKVDPNLMVLAIGAGSLMFSHVNDAGFWLFKEYFGLSIKDTLFSWSIMEAIVSIVGLLAVLLLQLILY; the protein is encoded by the coding sequence ATGACTATACTCCTCATTGTAATCAGCATTTGTTTGCTTATCCTTTGCATAACTTATTTTAAGATCAATGCCTTTCTCGCTTTTTTAGTTGTTTCCTTACTCAGCGGACTTTGTTTGGGTATTCCACCGGCACAGTTGGTGGGTACAGTTGAAAAAGGTGTTGCAGGCGTCATGGGAAGCCTAACTTTAATTATTGTTTTGGGCGCAATGTTGGGGAAAATTGTTGCTGAAAGTGGGGCCGCTGAGATAATTGCTGAGCAAATGGTCCGCCTGATGGGAGAGCGATACCTGCAGTGGGGGCTTATGTTGACGGGTTTTATCGTTGGAATACCGCTATTTTATGGAATCGGATTTGTCTTATTAGTCCCCTTGATATTTTCGATTTCCTACCGCTATAAGTTGCCGACAGTATATATTGGATTACCGATGCTGGCTGCCCTGTCTGTGACACATGGCTTTATTCCGCCGCATCCTTCCCCGGTTGCATTAGTTGCCCTGTTTCGCGCTGATATGGGACTGACACTTATCTATGGTCTTTTGATCGCCATACCCGCTATTATTTTGGGTGGGCCAATTTTTGGAAGAAGCCTCAAAAATATACGGGCAAGTCAGGAATCAATTTTCCGCGAGAAAGATCACTCGGAATCAGCGCAGTATCTGCGCCCCACAGTGGCGGTGAGTTTGGTTGTAGCCTTGCTGCCGGTATTGCTCATTGTCTTATTTACATTGCTTCCTTATTGCTATCATACAAGCAATATAGCGCTGCAGCAGGGAGTTAAATTTATCGGCAACCCCACCGTTGTTATGGTTATTGCGGTCAGTGTAGCAACCTATTTATTAGGATTGAAATTGGGGCGATCGATGGCCAATGTGATGAAAATCTATGAATTTGCAGTGAAAGATATTGCCATGATCCTACTGATTATTGCTGGCTCGGGAATCTTTAAACAGGTGATGGAGGATAGTGGTGTGAGTCTATTATTGGCCAATACCCTGCAGCAGCTGTCGATTTCACCGCTACTATTGGCTTGGTTAATTACAGCTGTTATCAGAGGTTGTGTCGGCTCGGCCACAGTAGCCGCTTTAACGGCGGCTGGTGTGTTGCTACCGATTGTTACAGGGGGTAAAGTGGATCCCAACCTTATGGTGTTGGCGATAGGAGCCGGCAGTTTGATGTTTTCCCATGTTAATGATGCCGGATTTTGGCTATTTAAAGAGTACTTTGGACTTAGCATAAAGGATACCTTATTTTCCTGGTCCATCATGGAGGCGATTGTTTCCATTGTTGGGCTGCTTGCTGTTTTACTATTGCAATTAATTTTATATTAG
- a CDS encoding RidA family protein: protein MYNADEQFEKLGLTLPPAPAPKGVYKPYVIDGKYLYLSGHGPVQDDAALIIGRIGSDISPEEGKLAARQVGLTMLSTIKTNLGSLNKIKRVIKVLGMVNCTSDFLYHPGVINGCSELFAAVWGEENGIGTRSAVGFGSLPDNIPVEIEALFELY, encoded by the coding sequence ATGTACAACGCAGATGAACAATTCGAAAAATTAGGTTTGACATTACCACCAGCACCGGCACCTAAAGGTGTCTATAAACCATACGTCATTGACGGCAAGTACCTGTATCTTTCTGGTCATGGTCCTGTACAAGATGATGCTGCATTAATTATCGGTCGAATTGGAAGTGATATCAGTCCTGAAGAAGGCAAACTTGCGGCGAGACAAGTTGGTCTAACCATGTTGTCGACCATTAAAACCAACTTGGGCTCATTGAACAAAATCAAGCGTGTGATCAAGGTATTGGGTATGGTCAACTGTACCTCGGATTTTCTTTATCATCCAGGCGTAATTAACGGCTGTAGTGAGCTATTCGCTGCGGTTTGGGGAGAAGAGAATGGTATTGGAACACGTAGTGCAGTTGGATTTGGTTCTTTGCCCGATAATATTCCCGTAGAAATCGAAGCATTATTTGAGTTATACTAA
- a CDS encoding D-TA family PLP-dependent enzyme has product METWCHIHDVDQVDSPALLVYPDRIVKNIDRALHIVHGRADRLRPHIKTNKCREVCQLMMMDRGITKFKCATIAEAELLGVIGAKDVLLAYQPVGPKIDRFLNLVTAFPETHFACLVDHVDAAQEISKRSLSKGLRSAVYLDVNIGMGRTGVSLEGIERLVMDIHLLEGIQLVGVHGYDGHIHDKDYKLREKQSQHSYGILETAYLMAQVSTSKPLTKVIGGSPSFPFHAERSDVECSPGTFVFWDFGYAENYAEQDFMLAAVLLTRVVSIVDHKHLCLDLGYKSVACESPQPRVKFFDPRIGEIKMQSEEHLVVEVSNTAQFNIGDALYAVPRHICPTVACYGELQVVNERQVDQIWTVYARNKKINY; this is encoded by the coding sequence ATGGAAACTTGGTGCCATATACATGATGTCGATCAGGTCGATTCGCCAGCTTTACTGGTCTACCCTGATCGCATTGTCAAGAACATAGATCGCGCTTTACATATTGTGCATGGGCGGGCTGATCGATTGCGGCCGCATATCAAAACGAACAAGTGTCGGGAAGTATGCCAACTGATGATGATGGATAGGGGGATTACAAAGTTTAAGTGTGCAACCATTGCAGAAGCTGAACTATTGGGTGTTATCGGTGCAAAAGATGTTTTGCTGGCATACCAGCCCGTAGGGCCAAAGATAGATCGTTTTTTGAATCTTGTAACCGCCTTTCCGGAGACACATTTTGCATGTCTTGTGGATCATGTCGATGCAGCACAGGAGATTTCAAAGCGTAGTCTGTCGAAAGGCTTACGCAGCGCTGTTTATCTCGATGTTAATATTGGCATGGGCCGTACAGGAGTATCTTTAGAAGGGATTGAGCGTCTCGTTATGGATATCCATCTTTTGGAAGGTATTCAGTTGGTAGGTGTGCATGGTTATGACGGTCATATTCATGACAAGGATTATAAACTTCGCGAAAAGCAATCCCAACATTCATATGGTATACTCGAAACCGCCTACCTTATGGCGCAGGTGTCCACCTCTAAACCGTTGACTAAAGTTATTGGCGGTTCGCCAAGTTTCCCTTTTCATGCCGAACGCAGCGATGTAGAATGCAGTCCCGGAACGTTTGTGTTTTGGGATTTTGGCTATGCCGAAAATTACGCGGAACAGGATTTTATGCTTGCGGCGGTACTTCTGACGCGTGTCGTCTCGATTGTTGATCACAAGCACCTTTGTTTGGATCTGGGGTATAAATCAGTTGCATGTGAATCGCCGCAACCCCGCGTCAAGTTTTTCGATCCGCGTATTGGCGAAATAAAAATGCAGAGTGAAGAACACTTGGTAGTTGAAGTTTCCAATACTGCACAATTTAATATCGGCGATGCCCTTTATGCCGTGCCAAGGCACATCTGCCCAACAGTAGCTTGTTATGGCGAACTTCAAGTTGTCAATGAACGGCAGGTAGATCAAATTTGGACTGTTTATGCGCGAAATAAAAAAATAAATTATTGA